Genomic window (Drosophila ananassae strain 14024-0371.13 chromosome 3L, ASM1763931v2, whole genome shotgun sequence):
GCAAACTTACCTTTCTGGGAAGGTGAAAAATTCCCCATTATTCCAACGACTTGTTATTAGTTTCAAATAGGTAATATTCCGAAAATTCGAGTCAACTTGGTTCTTGGGATGTGCGTTTTAGACTGCTGTGGCCTCATCAACCTTATCAGCTCGTAGTGTGTCAAAGCTGAGCTTTTGCGGCTTCtgtcattaaaaataaagggAATTTGTCGATCCCTGATAAGGAAAAagtatataattattttcagaGTGAAATAAACAAGGGAAACGGGGTGACAGCTTGGAGGGGGTTTTCTATTTTGTGCTGCAAGAAACAGTGTAAGGTTTGGTTTTTCAGAGGCCTTCAATTATAATCGCAAAATAAACTTATCGCCATTCATTCAATAAAATTACCCATGAATGCGGCATCAAAATAGAAAATACGTGTTTTAATTAATGGAATAGAAAATAATTACCTCATCAGCATGATTTTTTGCATCAGATGCATTTGGAACAATTAATTTCACACTCATGCTTATATCCATATGAAGATACAAGCTAATCCTgactatatataatatataggcAATATCTGGTGTACCTGGTGTCATTTCTATCATTTGCATTTCGTGCAGGTTTCACATTTTTTGCAGGAGGTTTCAGTATCACACTTGCCGCATTTATGGGATGACGGGCCAGGTGGAGATGTGAAGTGACCCACAAAAAGGAAACCATGGGTGTTGTCGCAAATTGCATAGAAGAATGGTCGGTTGGCGATGAAAACCTGATGGGGCTCAGGAGCGGGTAGGGATCTGACCATCAAGACGACAGCTGAAAGTAATATGCATTATTAGAAAATGTTGTCCTTAAAGATAatgtaatttgtttatctgaaACTAGTTCTGAAAGAACTGAGAAAGTAGCcccaattttaaaaaatattcttattatGAATACCCCAAATATATCCTTTTCTTATATCATTACCAGTTGCAGCGGCTGCTTCAGTTCCCAATTCATTAACTTCGATGAAAGCCTTGTGAATAATTTTAGAGACTGTGAGTTCAGTCGGGGGATCCAGCATTCTCCCAAATTCAGCTGCTTCGCTAAATATGCGTTTCATGCCCATCTGAAATTCCATACTTAGTTTACAATCAGACTCCAAATAGGTTCCAACTTACCATTTTAAAGACCCCGGCTAGCTCCTGTGAGAACTCAGCCTTGAATTTGGGGATCTTGACTGCCACTTTCACGACGGACATGGCGGATACTATGGTTTCAAGGGACATGCCCGACAGCTTGCCCTCCAAGGTGGCGAGATCTGAGTTCTGATTCGGCAGAATGATAATCATGGACAGGTTGCAAGCGCTGTAGTTCATCTTCAGCGCAGTCGCCTCCAGATCGGGCAGTTCTGCGAATGCGTACTTCTCCAGTTGGTTCATCATGCTAATCTTGACAGCGGTGCCGGACGTCGGGTAGAATTTGTCCTCCTGGGTCATCTTCTCGTCGAACCGAATCGACCACTCTCCCTTGAAGTGAATGGCATTGATCAGGACCAGTCGACTGTCTGCGCCCAGGGACCCCCGTTCAATGAGCTTCTTGATCTTGTTATTGGTTTGGGTCTCGACCCAGGAGTTGATGGTGCGTTCCGCCGTACCGCTGGTGAAGTCGATCGAGACCGGTGTGGAGTGGAACTTTTCACCCAGGACTCGTTCGAATTCCGCGGCTATCGTTTGACCCTCCATTATGTAGAGCCTGTTGGCCATCTTTAGGATTTGGCAGGGATCGAAGGCTTTCATGACTGCTTCGAAGTTATCGGCTGTCTGTGAGACAGAGCTCTCGCCGAACTGGAGTCCTTGGTCCAACtccagggctgtggctgactCTGGGTCCGCTCCCATCCGCAGCATGCCCACCGCCATCCGAATGGACAGGGGAGAGAAGATGAGGTTCTGGTCGGGATTGAGGTGGTTCAGATGGTCGTGCATGCAGTGGGAGAAGGTCTCCAGTCCCTTGGCGAAGTCTGACAGCTTCATGGTGGTCATTGTGGGGAAATTTGGGTGGCCGCTGCAGAGGCACTTACTTTTTGAGTAGTTTTTTTGtgtaaataaacataaaaaatcaaagtatactcttttttgtttttaaattcttcTAATTAGGTGGTATTTGTGTAGTCGAGACCAAGAACCTTCCCCAAGGTCTCAGTTTGATGGACAGCGcgaataattattataattagaGCCACGATAAGCTATCGGCGGTCGAGTGGGTCGGGTGGGTGAGGATTGCTGGGTGGGAAGGTTCCATTCCCCAGTGGGCTAATCAGCTACCTGGCTCTCTCACCTATGAAGCACCTTTCCAGACTCTCTTGGAATTTATCTAATCGTAGAGCAGTTTGTTTTTCTGAGTCACAAATGCCTTCGAGTGCTACAGTCAGTTCCGAATCGTCTGACAGACACCGCGCACCTCTATCTGTCGCTTCAGCCCACCTGATCGATTATTTTTTCCGGTGTAAGTAATCACCGGTAACTTCTGGGATCGTTATCAATGACGCCTTGTGGTCACAGACCTTTGACAATCAGTTGTGGAGAAACAACCCAACAGTCGTTAACAGAAGCCATTCGAAATCTCGACCTGACCTCGTTGTAACCaaacaatattttgattttttatgattCTGATATTAGAAGTTCCACAAGTTACAGGTGTAAAGcattttcttgaaaaaaaattgggcTTTGAGTGGACAAAAGTGGCCTTATCGACAAAAGTGCCTGTTTATATTCCATTTCATTGTAACGTCATAAAGTTAGACACACCAAAGGgtttccaaaaataataaaatggagGGGAAACCCTTTGAGAAAAATTGCTAAAGTGTTTCCGATCGGCACTCCTTGAACTTAGTGTCCTTTGTTTTCGAATCAAATGATAATCTTCCCCTTTCCAGACCAAGATGTGCGATCCCCAAGAGAGTAGAAATGAGTTTGCTCGCATCCTGACGGATATCATCACCCAGGACCTGGTGGGTCAGTGTGAGGATTATCGGAATGCAGTCTTTTCTCCCGCCTCCATTCAAAGCTGCCTGACGCTGGCCTACATGGCAGCCACAGGATCGTCTGCCGAGGAGCTGAAAAAGGGCCTCCTGTTGGGCCCTGGCGATCGGCATCACATAGCCCGCACCTTTGGCGAGTTTTGGCGAACACTCTGCAGTAGCGGCGACCGGGGTCCCACCTTGAAATCCGTGAATCGATTGTACGTGAACAGCAACCTGGAACTCAAGCCGGAGTTCAATGAGATAGCCAGCGACTTTTTCCAAACCAAGGCCGAGCCATTGGAGTTCGCCGATCCGGCATCCGCCACCACGCACATCAACGAGTGGGTGGAAAAGGAAACGGAGCAGAGGATCACGAACCTCCTGCAACCGGATGCCGTGGACGATGCGACCAGTGCCGTGCTCATCAATGCCCTGTACTTCAAGGGAAAGTGGCAGAAGCCCTTCATGCCAGAGGCCACAGGAAAAGATACATTCTTTGTGGACCCAGAGACCAGCATCGAGGTGGACATGATGACCCAGGAGGACAAGTTCAAGTTCGCCGAGTTACCCCATCTGAAGGCGAAAGCCGTGCAGCTATTTTTCGAAACCTCCCACATCCACATGCTCATAGTTCTGCCTGATGACAAATTTGGGCTGCAGGACCTGGAAGCTCGGCTCAAAAATGTCGATCTGGCTTCCATTGATGAAGCCATGACCATTAAGGATGTGGACATTTTCTTGCCGCAGTTCAGCATAGAGTATGATGTGGATTTGAAGGATATATTGAAACAGGTGGggttatttttcttaagattGAAGTAAGATTGAACAAATATTTTGAGATGAAATTTCTCGGGAACTACACTTGACTTTTAACCCAAGACAATTCTTGAGACACAAGCCTTAATTGAGGAATTTCCATTTGTAATTCCACGAATAAGGTTTCATAAATTGATTTTCCCTTGTTGATCAATCAGCTAACTAATAtagtattttaaattatagcTTGGCATAGCAGAGATCTTTACGGAAGCCGCCAAACTGGATGGACTCTTCACCACAAGAGAAAAGCAGAGGATTTCAGCGGCCAGGCACCGCGGCTACATAAACGTAAACGAGGCTGGTTCCGAGGCAGCTGCCGTATCCTGTAAGTCCTTACTCTTTCAAAGCTTAGGTTGACCCTTTTGGATAACAGAATCCTCCTTTCCAGTCATGAAGATTGTGCCAATGATGCTGAATATGAACAAGAAGCAATTCAAGGCGGACCACCCGTTTGTCTTCTACATCCGTAACTCGCAGGCTGTTTTCTTTGCGGGAAGGTTCGTCGGCGAGCACGGCCAGGCGGGTGGAAAGTGCCGCACTGATCACTGTCGAAAGTGCCCTAAGAAGGGCCAGGTTTCTGGCAATTGCCAAACTGAGGCGTGCCAAAAATGTCCTAAACTGAACCAGGTTCCTGGA
Coding sequences:
- the LOC6495989 gene encoding uncharacterized protein LOC6495989; translation: MCDPQESRNEFARILTDIITQDLVGQCEDYRNAVFSPASIQSCLTLAYMAATGSSAEELKKGLLLGPGDRHHIARTFGEFWRTLCSSGDRGPTLKSVNRLYVNSNLELKPEFNEIASDFFQTKAEPLEFADPASATTHINEWVEKETEQRITNLLQPDAVDDATSAVLINALYFKGKWQKPFMPEATGKDTFFVDPETSIEVDMMTQEDKFKFAELPHLKAKAVQLFFETSHIHMLIVLPDDKFGLQDLEARLKNVDLASIDEAMTIKDVDIFLPQFSIEYDVDLKDILKQLGIAEIFTEAAKLDGLFTTREKQRISAARHRGYINVNEAGSEAAAVSFMKIVPMMLNMNKKQFKADHPFVFYIRNSQAVFFAGRFVGEHGQAGGKCRTDHCRKCPKKGQVSGNCQTEACQKCPKLNQVPGQCTGHCGMCPKNDQTSGTRVGVENRSAGVRSEMKYLYLILWVATVMGQQSDGIYQHLAKSNPNKNLVVSPLSIESVLSLLYMGAEGTTARELQTVLRLQSGSKQELATMYKTKLESLQVSREGYTMQLANRIYVNDRLALHPEYNQLVRDSFKAEAEAINLEDSVKAADGINQWVRDQTYGKINGIVEPDNITPDLRALLVNAIYFKGQWQSQFETRATEVSPFKVTPNERVVVPMMHQTGTFRTHILQDWSGQVVELPYRNSNLSMLIFLPNDADDLSKMEEKMVGFSEPLHPMEMLVVLPKFKIEFRTELQESLEQLGVREVFSDQSNLSGLFADGSGGKVSRVTHKAFLEVNEEGAEAAAATVAMVSPRSGFSQSFVADHPFAFMIRDQNTVYFQGRVVNPA